In a single window of the Candidatus Hydrogenedentota bacterium genome:
- a CDS encoding Do family serine endopeptidase — translation MAAILAIALAPFVMAPHAAAQDEAGAITALKNLGNAFADITEQTSPAVVFIRIEKRMSNRMSLGAPGRGLPEDFFERFFGIPGHPMPEAPDSGEGQGEGMPVPVGQGSGFIFSPDGHIITNHHVVDGADNIVVTLSDGREFEATVVGSDAETEIAVVKIEAEGLPTLKLGNSDTLRVGEWVLAIGNPFGLSHSVTAGIVSARGRSQVNLPRAGFLADFIQTDAAINPGNSGGPLLNLDGEVVGLNTAILSRSGGYMGIGFAIPINMVEYVTDQLIKNGKVVRGFVGIRIQNLDPEMSQFWEGVDQGVLVAEVMPDTPAAAAGVARDDVIVALNGQPVADAGAFKSRVSIIAPGENAELTIMRNGEKITKTVTVAAFPDDLSASAAPVEKGVGKSDELGVSVQDLNEDLAERFGYEGAAGVIITEVKPNSPAAFANLREGALIQEVNRKPVANVDEFNAALEQAKTERSVLLRVRIDSVSSYVAVKINR, via the coding sequence ATGGCGGCCATACTGGCGATCGCGCTCGCGCCGTTCGTTATGGCCCCCCACGCGGCGGCCCAGGATGAAGCGGGCGCCATCACCGCCCTGAAGAATCTGGGCAACGCCTTCGCCGACATCACGGAGCAGACGTCCCCGGCGGTGGTGTTTATCCGCATCGAAAAGCGCATGAGCAACCGAATGTCCCTGGGCGCGCCGGGCCGGGGGCTTCCGGAAGATTTCTTCGAGCGCTTTTTCGGGATTCCCGGCCATCCGATGCCGGAAGCACCCGATAGCGGCGAGGGCCAGGGCGAGGGAATGCCGGTGCCGGTGGGCCAGGGCAGTGGCTTCATATTCAGCCCGGACGGACACATCATTACCAACCACCACGTGGTGGATGGCGCGGACAATATCGTGGTGACGCTGAGCGATGGGCGCGAGTTCGAGGCGACGGTCGTAGGCAGCGACGCCGAAACCGAGATCGCGGTCGTCAAGATCGAGGCCGAGGGCCTGCCGACGCTGAAGCTCGGGAATTCCGACACGCTCCGCGTGGGCGAGTGGGTGCTCGCCATTGGCAACCCCTTCGGGCTGAGCCACAGCGTAACGGCCGGCATCGTGAGCGCGCGCGGACGCAGCCAGGTGAACCTGCCGCGGGCGGGCTTCCTCGCCGATTTCATCCAGACGGACGCGGCCATCAATCCGGGTAACTCCGGCGGCCCCCTGCTGAACCTCGATGGCGAAGTCGTCGGACTGAATACGGCCATCCTCAGCCGCAGCGGCGGCTACATGGGCATCGGTTTCGCCATTCCGATCAACATGGTCGAGTACGTGACCGACCAGCTGATCAAGAACGGAAAGGTGGTTCGCGGCTTCGTCGGCATCCGGATACAGAATCTGGACCCGGAAATGTCCCAGTTCTGGGAAGGCGTCGACCAGGGCGTGCTCGTGGCCGAGGTGATGCCGGATACGCCCGCCGCCGCCGCCGGAGTCGCACGGGACGACGTCATCGTCGCGCTGAATGGACAGCCCGTCGCGGACGCCGGCGCGTTCAAGAGCCGCGTCTCCATCATCGCGCCGGGCGAAAACGCCGAACTCACAATCATGCGCAACGGCGAGAAGATCACCAAGACCGTCACGGTGGCGGCCTTCCCGGACGATCTCTCGGCCAGCGCCGCCCCCGTGGAAAAGGGCGTGGGCAAGAGCGACGAACTGGGCGTATCGGTGCAGGATCTCAACGAGGATCTCGCGGAGCGCTTCGGGTACGAAGGCGCGGCGGGCGTGATCATCACCGAGGTGAAGCCGAACTCTCCGGCGGCCTTTGCAAACCTGCGCGAGGGCGCGCTGATCCAGGAAGTCAACCGCAAGCCCGTGGCGAATGTGGACGAATTCAATGCGGCGCTGGAGCAGGCCAAGACCGAGCGCAGCGTATTGCTTCGCGTCCGCATCGACAGCGTTTCGAGCTACGTGGCGGTGAAGATCAACCGTTAA
- a CDS encoding MFS transporter, translating into MVYLPEHRPMDLPNLRICAAAFILDAALMVMLTAMPFYLYDHLDASVSVPGVIGSVQSILYAMVCITISRWMNRNRHSLRIAAGGALYYCAASASALLWPGVAGFGVASVLAIVGMSIVWPSLHGWLGANPDPHLRARFMGRFNVSWSSGLAAGPLVGGFLYDFHPYAPFIALAAMGFACFLLLWGVPQEEEYYTTLADEPEAEWADHAQRSERFLMGAWIANGLAWALVGVTRLIFTKRVDDLVAANELRLFAEATPPTFLTQNPASIYATIAFLLAATSAAVFFCMGKTRHWQHRFRYLAGLQVGSAAAFWVLGSTTSLVAMSLAFMVVGAFSGAAFFSSSYYSMASYALRRQRSAINEFFVGLGSFIGPLGVGLIAEAYGVRVPLLYMPVLIAIGLAVQFYLVRGRYRLAGKPA; encoded by the coding sequence ATGGTTTACCTACCCGAGCACCGCCCGATGGACCTGCCCAATCTCCGCATCTGCGCCGCGGCCTTCATTCTGGACGCCGCCCTCATGGTCATGCTGACCGCCATGCCATTCTATCTGTACGACCACCTGGACGCGTCGGTTTCCGTGCCGGGCGTCATTGGGTCGGTGCAGTCCATTCTCTACGCCATGGTGTGCATTACCATCAGCCGATGGATGAATCGCAACCGGCACAGCCTCCGGATTGCGGCCGGGGGCGCCCTGTATTATTGCGCGGCGTCCGCGTCCGCCCTGCTCTGGCCCGGGGTCGCCGGCTTTGGCGTTGCGAGCGTCCTGGCCATTGTCGGCATGTCGATTGTATGGCCGAGCCTGCACGGCTGGCTGGGCGCGAACCCGGATCCGCACCTCCGGGCGCGGTTCATGGGCCGCTTCAATGTCTCCTGGAGCTCGGGGCTGGCGGCGGGTCCCCTCGTGGGCGGCTTTCTGTACGATTTTCACCCGTACGCGCCGTTTATCGCGCTGGCGGCCATGGGCTTCGCCTGTTTCCTCTTGCTCTGGGGCGTGCCGCAGGAGGAAGAGTACTACACAACGCTGGCGGACGAGCCGGAAGCGGAATGGGCCGACCACGCGCAGCGCAGTGAACGATTTCTTATGGGCGCGTGGATCGCCAATGGCCTGGCGTGGGCGCTGGTGGGCGTGACGCGCCTCATCTTCACCAAGCGCGTGGACGACCTGGTGGCGGCCAACGAGCTTAGGCTCTTTGCGGAAGCGACGCCCCCCACGTTTTTGACGCAGAACCCCGCGAGCATCTACGCGACCATCGCCTTCCTACTGGCCGCCACGAGCGCGGCCGTGTTCTTCTGCATGGGCAAAACGCGCCACTGGCAGCATCGGTTCCGTTACCTGGCCGGCCTGCAGGTGGGGTCGGCCGCGGCCTTCTGGGTCCTCGGCAGCACGACGAGCCTCGTCGCGATGAGCCTGGCCTTTATGGTCGTGGGCGCATTCAGTGGAGCCGCGTTCTTCTCCAGCAGCTACTACAGCATGGCCAGCTACGCGCTACGGCGCCAGCGTAGCGCGATCAACGAATTCTTCGTGGGGCTGGGCAGCTTTATAGGCCCGCTGGGCGTGGGGCTGATTGCCGAGGCCTACGGCGTGCGAGTCCCGCTCCTGTATATGCCGGTCCTGATAGCGATCGGGCTGGCGGTGCAGTTCTACCTGGTGCGCGGCCGCTACCGCCTGGCGGGCAAGCCCGCCTGA
- a CDS encoding right-handed parallel beta-helix repeat-containing protein gives MRITTAFLALSISCLATLPGFAESHAGATFLVAAHNAAESSKAAADFVCDGEGDQEEINAAIAALPEAGGVVQLTEGTFDIRRVEGKLGGVLIERSHVTLAGRGAATKLVQAPAQETNVIRIIGDGVGHITIRDLLVDANRDENPLGEGDPNVSHGRFEFCGIKAFRTYPGGPGGADTHDITIRNCHVINARRLGIMLEGPNMHVVDNFLSNANSDVVEILTGPGIIRGNYAEITGRTHVAFGSDRGNHIIMSDNVLHVAPEGDIDIGFRSWANSKHHAINGNVVRVDSGGKLGRAMDIRGTETAITGNTIHNHAGNARLPLYITAGNAVVSGNVFENVTIVVADQTDAQKPIRITGNVLENSIIDHQRGNLNPPE, from the coding sequence ATGCGGATAACAACAGCTTTTCTCGCCCTGTCCATCTCTTGCCTCGCCACCCTGCCCGGCTTTGCGGAGTCCCACGCCGGCGCCACGTTCCTCGTCGCCGCCCACAACGCCGCGGAATCCTCCAAAGCCGCCGCGGACTTCGTCTGCGATGGCGAGGGCGACCAGGAGGAGATTAACGCGGCGATCGCGGCGCTGCCGGAAGCGGGCGGCGTCGTCCAGCTGACCGAGGGCACGTTTGATATCCGCCGCGTCGAGGGCAAACTGGGCGGCGTGCTGATCGAGCGGAGCCACGTGACCCTGGCGGGGCGCGGCGCGGCGACGAAGCTGGTCCAGGCGCCGGCCCAGGAGACGAATGTCATCCGGATCATCGGCGACGGCGTGGGCCATATCACGATTCGCGATCTGCTCGTCGACGCGAACCGCGATGAAAACCCGCTGGGGGAGGGCGACCCGAACGTGTCCCACGGGCGCTTCGAGTTCTGCGGGATCAAGGCCTTCCGGACCTATCCCGGCGGGCCAGGCGGCGCGGACACGCACGACATCACCATCCGAAACTGCCATGTAATCAACGCGCGGCGATTGGGGATCATGCTGGAAGGCCCCAACATGCACGTGGTGGACAACTTCCTGAGCAATGCGAACTCGGACGTTGTGGAAATCCTCACGGGCCCGGGCATCATTCGCGGAAATTACGCGGAAATCACGGGACGCACCCACGTGGCCTTCGGATCGGACCGGGGCAACCATATCATCATGTCGGACAACGTGCTGCACGTGGCCCCGGAAGGGGATATCGACATCGGCTTCCGGTCCTGGGCCAACTCGAAACACCACGCAATCAACGGCAACGTGGTTCGCGTGGATTCAGGCGGCAAACTGGGCCGCGCGATGGATATCCGGGGCACGGAGACGGCCATCACGGGGAACACCATCCACAACCACGCGGGCAACGCGCGGCTCCCGCTGTACATCACCGCGGGCAACGCGGTGGTGTCCGGTAACGTCTTCGAGAACGTAACCATCGTGGTGGCGGATCAGACGGACGCCCAAAAACCGATTCGTATCACGGGCAACGTCCTGGAAAACAGCATAATCGACCACCAGCGGGGCAACCTCAACCCGCCGGAGTGA